The nucleotide sequence aaacaaaaaacgaacaTAACTAGTATCACAGTTATTTTTgaactgttaaccccttcctgaccctCCAAATTTAGATTTCTGGCTTTCCTTTTCTTCCAATTTTCTAAGAcccaacatttttatttttccactgacAGAGCTGGTGGGAGCTTATTTTTAGCTGTACTGTTTACTTGCCccatttaatatttaaaaaaaaaaaaaaaaaaaaatgaatctgtGCAACGCCATGTTGAAGCTAAGCgagggctcattttttgcaccatgatttgcAGCCTAATTTGCTAAGATATGACTTTTGATCACTTTCTATTCCATTTTTCTAGAATGTGATGTGATCAAAAACTAGAAATATAGATGTCTATATATTTTGGTATTTTCTTAAGTTTACGCTGTTAATTGTCCACAAAAAGGAAtcttataatttaatagtttgcacAAATCCATAAATAGAGATCCCAAATATTCAAGTTTGGGAACATGGTAGTCCATCCCAGTTCCTGCAGTCAGTGgcggtcccagcagtcagatccctACTAATAAAACATTCATTACCTATCCTGCAGATAGATGACGTGCGTTCTTTGTGGGAAAATCTTTTTAAAGAAATTTGTGGAAAGGAAAGAGTGGAAGATTTATATGAGATGTGGAATTCATTTGCAGGAGATACATATTATGGCACTACATAAAGATGGAAAGGCTTCTCCAATGGCTACGTCAGATACAGGTCTATGCAATGATACTATTATATACTCCAAAAGAAATTTTTTAACACGTTAAGTAATTGTAAAATTACCTTGGCTGCCCCAGTTTATAAGCCATGAAGGGATCATGCCACCTGGATTATCAAAGTAATACATGAAGACTGCAAGGTAAAGAAACAGGACAATGAAATGTTGTGCGTGACTTTCACATTAAACATATCCCAATGTTTCCCCAACCTTCTTACCTTTACAGCCATTGCTGCCATCACTCTCTATTGCCAAGCTCTGTTTGTAGCCATTCACCCTGGTAATTCCCGACTTCTCTGGATATTGCTGAACAGATACACTCTTGGCCAAAATGACAAAGATCTTTCTTCCATTGATGTCTAAATCCCTTCGATCTCGAACATACACATACTTCCATCAAATTTAAGGAAAGAAGGAACCATATATATGGTCGCTGTTTCAAAACACCTCTCTACATTTGAAGGTTATTCCAAAgtcctggccactaggtgtctcacttccctgcaatctgccatccactgcctgttgtcaggtaatttgtctctagtaacagatagAACAAGTCAAAACACAGGAAGGATGCAGGGTTTACCATGTGCTATGAGCaggagagcctggactgtgtacttGCCATCTGTGAAGCTGTCTACACTGTTCCTAGAAATTAAACCAGGGCTTTATCCTAGTATTCCTAATGTGAATACCAATGTGCCTACTACTGAATGTCCACAGTGTAATCTTTCCTGTTCCTACTCTTTTTAGCTACTCAGCAGTAACAGTGGTTTATTGAGACTTCTATATCTTCTATTTTTGCTCACAGAGCATCTTGTAAAACcactgcatcagtaaccccttctcccttccCATACCATGTGTAGTAGTGTACTGAGtaaatcagcccccccccccccttccccagcactatgtcatgcCATAGAAGTAAGGACaaagtgttgtgctgtgcagtgattggctggcaacTAAGCGAGAACCTTCATTCTCTGTGTACAACTACTGCAAACAGCCCAATTCTGGTCCTGCCCCTGAAATGTAGAGAATGAGAAACAGCTGTGCACCATGAAAGAGAACACTAAAATCCCCTTGTCACTtttctgaagggttaatctaacaaagcAACAACAGGTGTGATAAAGATTTTATAAATGACCCCTTTAACTATGGTAGCAGTCAACAATGGCCTTCCAATCGGTTAACCAATCATTCCCAGAATGATTTAGCATTAAGGTTTTTTTGTCATGTTAGCCATTTATGACATATACACATAATGGGGCTTCCTCTGGGACCATATCCTATTGGGAATGGGTTCTGTCTCTAAGGGTCCTATAATTACACGGAGCtattttaacgactaacgataaacgttcgcaaacgagattgtttatcgttaacctgaaatcgttccccatataacacagaacgatggtcgttagatacgattgttattacgatcattactatgatcgttaactccttctgatctcaggaaaacaatgggcaatgtgctattacactgaacgattagtgaaaaaatgtggaacttgagcgaatgaacgtggaattacagagaacgattagcgaacgataaacaataattttaggttcagatctaaatcaacaatcaacgacatacaaacgatttatcgatcgttgcctgcaattacacggaacgactatcgtttaaatttgaacgatataacgattttttgcacgataatcgtcccgtgtaatagggccctaggacATGTTAATTTGCCATAAATGcatgagatggaaatacccctttaattttatttgccAACATCTTTCTCCACAAATCATCCacgcatttaaaaaatatatgaaaagatACATCTCTGTTCGACAGAGGGAATGGATATTTTACTTCCCAGTAGatcaccttgtcttctccattttGTTCTTCATGTAGAACTAGAGAATAAAAAGAATAGTGTAGCAAAGAGTCATCTATGAAAACTGTCATAAAAAAGTCAGTTTCTTTACAAATCTAATAGGATATATAAGAAAAAGACAAAAGGCACGGCAAAGAAAAGACAAAGGCACGGCGTCTCACTGGGTGACATGTAACCGAGCCAAAAACGTAAAAGCAGTTCAATAGGTGTATGCACACCTCATTCAGTTGTGCATAGTCACAACTGTTTATTACGCACTTTTGTAGGTAGGTAGATCATCATCCGCAACTAGGGCATCACTCAACTGTATACCAAGAGTAAATCGGTCAAGAAGATCAAATGCAAAAAGAAGCATGCAAATGATGATAAGCGCAGGCCTTGTAAGTAAAATGATTATTTATTTAGAACTCCATGAAAACAACGTGTTTCGAGGTCTATGCCTCTTCCTCAGGTTACAGAACATAAAGGATAATGCTGCATCCACTGTTCTGTTTtcccatagagacatgtcaaatgtttagaTCGATCcgtgtctgagtgtttagacccatacCGATGATAGGGGGGAGAGGATGCACTGCAGCTTCCCGCTCTGTGTCCGTGAGTTGGGTTCCATAGATTTACATTAGGAAACTGCATCATCACATGGcatagagccgggagaggaccacgcttagCCCAGTCTTCTCCCGAAACATTTTCacgaacactcagacctggatcaatcaaaacttttaatgtgtctctatgatatgtcaaaagttttatcaaACAAGTttaaagcatgtttttttttattgcagaaatcagtagtataagcgattttaagaaactctgtaataggtttcatcagccaaaaaagcctctttctgtactcgagaagcaatctcccagcctccccccctgacttcttatctgtgcattatcaggcaaacacgtcttcattacagagaagccagtgaagacgggttctgctctctccattgtaagcctatgaaggggggaggggctgagagagatgagggagcaggaagaggtgacatgaaggtcagctgtttgtagactctctgggcacctaaaccgcaggattctgggtcagaaaggtcagtgcttatctatgaacttactgagagaagattgcagggtgttgtgctttgcagaaatcctctgtgctcagtcactcctaacagcccctcccctctccatagccacataatggagacagaaatcctgcttcatctgatgtgaggggggaggctgggagattgctttttcagtccagaaggaaactcttttagtacataaaacctattacagagtttcttaaaatcgcttgtactgttgatatttaatgttttcagaaaaatggccctgaaatgacagttacgctttaagtttatGGAGAAACAGCCTAACCTGGACAACCTAATGTAACACAGTAACATGGACCATTATAGTTGTATTGGTCAGAACATGATGAGACTAAGCTAACAGGATCTGACTATACCCCCTCTTCAACTCTAGACCACAAAAGTTAGTGACATTGACCCTTCCACTGCCTTCcaggtatgtgtcttatagtaagGGACATCTTATAGtctaaaaaaaacactgtatataattTTGTCATTTGAAGTCATAAACATTCCtctaaatatgtatataataaaaatgtgatTCAAGTATTATTGTTTGTTGATgggggttcacactgtttttgtttACTTGTAGTATATACATTTAATGGATGATAAAAATGGCTGTATGCTATACAACAGATTCTGTTTTAACCACTgacattataagaaaaaaaaaaaacttatactttttgttgttgtataCAAGTGCATAGCCTTTAACATTAAACAGCCACCAGGGGGCGGTGGCAGATTTGTTGCACATTTCTTCCCGTGCCTTGGCTTAGGCTATGAAAAGCATCAGGACATGTTTATATGTGGTTACGGATTCCGTAGTGAAGTCTGACACACAGTACAGTAAAATGTGGAGAACAACTCACACACTACAACAAAGAGTCAGCACAATtcaagagctgaaaaaaaaaccattgcagaagtataacccccaacatgccctgctgacaggacatggtgggagttttacgtctttgggggggggggggaggagagcgagagcagtgatctcacctgtcctggtcttctGCTGGGCTGCTGGGTGAGCGATCGGGCGAGCGAGCAGGCGGGCGGCCGAGATTCGGGGGCCGCCGTTGCTGGCGGTTGGGGGCGGTCCGGGGGGGGTCGTCAACCtgaagtccgggggggggggggggtgtctgtcgGTTTGCCGCCAAGCGAGGGGGCCGGGCGGGGGCCGCCAACCTGAGGGCaggtgcggcggcagcagcaggaccCGGTGCACTCCAGGACGcgcggcaccagggagcaggaggacggAAGAGTCGGGTGCAGGGTGAGTTGTGGGGAGAGGGGTATAGGCGGTGGGGGGTGAGAAGGCAGTCCGGAATCACggccactttcctgatgtacatcaggaaagtgcccgtgattccggcgctcccatagacttctatgggggcgtccgggccggaattccggacaaaaataggacatgtcctatttttttccggatcatttttccggaacggacacccttccggagaaatccggaagggtgtccgtgcctaattaaagtgtatgggtccggaaaaccgtccggatttcctgataggaaatccgggtggtttttccggacgtgtgaagggggcctaaaagaggatttttatttttttaaaaaatctggaCCTAATTTTCAAGAATCCTAACATGATCTTCTCATCTCatcgttaaagggaatctgttattaTGACCATGCTGTTTAATCTACTACCATCATATTACAGAGCCAGGGAGAAGGTCAGATTGATGTATAGTGCAGTGGGAAAAGATTTCATAGAACTTGTATTTTATTGATTGAATCTCTGCTTGTTCTGGCCTGGAAATCCAGTGATCCTAATTGGTGACTGACATTCTTCTTTGCATAAACATGCATAGTGACACCTGTCAGTCGCCCTGTAAGACCGCCCTCTTGACTCCTaaccccagaatgagcagagattcaaTGAGTAAATATCAAGTTATAATGATACTTTTcacataaaactatatatcagctTTTCCGGCTTTCTAACATGACACTGGCAGATCAGACTGCAGGTTTACTGTGACAGCTTATGCCTTAGTAGTGTACAGGTGTCTTGTTCATAGCAAAGACAGTGGGAGAAAAGAGGAGACGTCATGAAAGGGAGTGGTACATAGGAGTGGTAAAAGACATGTATATTACTGGTCCTACCTTTTACATACTGATCCCACTTCTTTCTGTAATCCAGATCCATGTACACATCAGCACAAAGCTCTGCGGGACAATCAGCCAGACCACCATAGATTTTATATTCGTAGAGGCCTGTTGTCTGTAATATGCAGTCATCATTAGTAAAATGAAACATAAAGAAGGAACAAAAAATTATCACATAACGGATATATAAAAACTCCTACAAAGGGTCCCAATTTCCAGCCTGTGTTTGGACCTGACATGGCCTCCTGGTATTGACCTAACCTGCCTGACCTGTTTTCTCTGACTTTCTGTTTTTGACCCTTTGGTGTGTTATTTGGCTTTTTTCTtgtcttagggcccgttcacactgagtaatttaaaggagttatccagtgctacaaaaacatggccactttctttcagagaaaacatgactcttgtctccagttcaggtgcggtcaGTGGcgcattataatatgggcggtttgggcggccccGGGGGAACCCATGCCACGCccccccacattataatccaccacggctgccgggggtgtccccgtcctatccccagcagcgcgcacatcagagagctccccgtgcaccctgtggctgtgacttccggcgcacggggagttcactaatgcgcgcgctgctggggataggacgggacacccccggcagccgcgtatcagccggggacagaccaggaggcgagaggctcgacggggaaacggatggcaggtgagttgtgttttggttttttgtgtgttatctgcacagggggggggcatctataaggagggaagagggggaccatctataagggggaatagggaagagggggaccatctatagggggaatagggaagagggggaccatctataaggggggaaaagggaagagggggaccatctataagggggaagagggggaccatcgataaggggggaagagggggccagatgacatcctctgtgctgctgtgacctcccctatagatcagcacccttctctcctgacatcctctgtgctgctgggaccctgcgaccctcccctgtaagatcagcaccctcctctcctgacatcctctgtgctgctgggaccctgcaacttcccctataagatcagcaccctcctctcctgacatcctctgtgctgctgggaccctgcaacctcagctataagatcagcgcccgcctctcctgtgctgctcggacctctcctatagatcagcaccctcctctcctgacatcctctgtgctgctgtgacctcccctatagatcagcacccttctct is from Dendropsophus ebraccatus isolate aDenEbr1 chromosome 14, aDenEbr1.pat, whole genome shotgun sequence and encodes:
- the PCTP gene encoding phosphatidylcholine transfer protein — encoded protein: MDLDYRKKWDQYVKVLHEEQNGEDKVIYWEVKYPFPLSNRDYVYVRDRRDLDINGRKIFVILAKSVSVQQYPEKSGITRVNGYKQSLAIESDGSNGCKVFMYYFDNPGGMIPSWLINWGSQGNFTIT